TGTCTCCCAatggggctggaggggaagcAGACACCTTGTATAAACATGGACCAGCCTGTAAGGAAGCTGCAGGCAAAGTGAGAGAAGGGCAAGAGAAATGAACATTCAGAGtctcagcagagcagacacCAGCTGCAGAGGCAAAGCAGATAGTGGGGAGGCTGAGGATGACCAGCACTAGGTCACACAACAGGAGATGTCCCCAGGCCTGCTTGCAAGGGGAACAGCAAAACTTGTACCCTGTCATGGTCCCAGCACAAATTGGGTCCCTCATGCTGTGATGGGCCAAGGCATTCTCAGGCACCACCTACACAGCAGCAAGGCCTCAAATTGGCACCCACTGGAACACTTCTGCTCAGGGGAGGGGCAAAGTCTTTTGAGAAAACGACAGAGATTGTTTAGGGACGTGGTAGCTCTTCCCCACAGCCTTGGTCACTGTGCCATCACCTTGCACTGCCATTTGTGCACCAAAGACCCTCAGTCACATCTCCCAAGAGGAGGTAAGCTGCTAATCCTTTGTCTCTTCCCTACAAATGTTGGAGCAGCTCGTTCCAGACAAGGCTGACAGAGGGTCAGACAGGAACGTGGTGAAAACCCAAGTGCATGGATGCTAGTAAGTTGGGTGTTACGGGTTTAAGGGTGAGTTTGACATTTGTCACCTCACAGCAGCAACTGGCCTGTTCTCTTCTCTCTGCCACCTGCAAGCCATGCAGCCACTCCTCAGTGTCTACCTTCTCAAATCTGTCATTGCTGAGCCTGTAACTTGGCAAAGACCTTACCCTCTGGCCCAGGGTCCATAAAACTGAGGTGTGTTCGGCATGACGTTGTCAAGAACTCCGACAATTTACCCGTCTGGATCCTGGGCAAGAGACGGGGAGGTCACATGGAGAGAAGAGGGGAGGCAAATACCCTTGGCTTTacctcccagctccagggcaggCCTTTTGCCAGGACCACATTGGTGTTTGCTTTAGTGTCTGCAACTCCTTCAGCCACAGGTGGGCATAGAAGGGCTGCCCAAAAGCTATTAGAGGAATCCTGCAGTCAGGAGGTTGATGACATGAAGAGGTATGTCTTGTCTTTCATCTCTGTTGGGACTGTAGCCCTGGGGCACACTGACAGCCCAGCACACCCAAGTGTGACTTCCCCAGCTTGTTCCCTCACAGCCAGTACTCTACCCAGCAGGTATCCTCATAACCAGGCTCTTGAAGGCCCCCGCCCTTTCCCTCCTGCACTTACCTTGCACCACCGAAATACCCGTCCTGCAGCTTCCGCAGCATCGCCAGCAATGTGGGGTGCACATTATTGCCAGTTTCATCTGCAGGGAAGAGGCACAGGCAGTCAGGCTCTTCTGCTCAGACTGGCTCCAAGAAGGTAGCCCAGGGCCAGGTAGGCATTCAGGCACTCAAAGCACCATGGCCAGACCCTTGCTTTGGGGTACACAGACAGGCTGTGGTACCAAAAGCACCACCCAAAAAGGGAAATTCTTGACTTTCCAAGCTGGATTCCAGAGAAACTAGGCCACGATGCACTCCAAGCTCCTGGGATTTCACCTTGGGCTGAAGCTGACAGTACCAGACAGCAGCATTCAACACTCCCCTGCTCTCTCCTTGCCTTTCACATGAGGCAGCAGAAGTGGGGAGCTGCTGTTAGGGGCAGGAGGCTCCACAGCAAAGAGCACGCTCAAGACACTAAGGGGATTTCAAGTACACAAGGAGAGTCAAAAGTCTAAAAGCAGAATACAGTCACTTCCCTCTATTAGGCTCATGGGGAAGctgtgagctgctgcaggcaAGCCAGTTCTGCTCTGCATTGCTGCAGAGTTTTTTGCTCCTTCTGGTTTactgttttcccttccctgttgTCTAGGAAAGTCTTTAGCAGGTGGTCAGTCTTAGTGAATAGTCATTGAGTCAGAAAGGGCCCCAACAACCCTCCTACAGGGGAACTGCTTTTTTGCTCTTGCTCCCAAAAGGCCTTCCCACAAACCAAATTGTCTGGAGCCTGAATAACTCCATGCCAGCAAGCAGTCAGTGAGCTGCAAGCAATAGTGCCTGGCAGGCAACCCCACTAGCTGCCAGGCCAACTGCCCACTTGGCATGGCTCCTCTGAGTGGTAAGCTCTTCACAGGACACtactggctgctccagccccaccaTGTCCCCATTACTAAGCTAGTCACACATCCTGCAGAGGCtgcttcccagagctgctctagCCAAATGCTTGTGAGGCTGGAGGGTCTGTACCGAGCATGGTGTGGGAGACAGGGAAGGTGATGGTTGGTCGCCCAGTCATCCTCCAGCGGCTGCAGAGGTAGGACAGGTCTGTCCTCAGCATTTCCACAATCATCTTGTTGTCAAGAGCAAGGTAGAACTGCTGCTGGTCTATGAACTGCAAGGACAGCAGGAGATGTGAgcagcccttcctgcagcctccaggTCCCTACAGTGCCACCTCCGTCCTTCCCCAGGCACTCAGGCAGGCCAGTCATGCCATGACCCCAGAGGACATGCTCCATTGCACTGACAGCTCATCCCACCTTACTTGGCAGATGCCAGTACAGCCTAGTAAGGGACTCTCAACCCCCACAGCAGGTACAGGCCACTAACAACCATGAGGAGGTAACTAATCCCACAGCTCAACAGCAGCATCCAGGCCTCCTCCTGCTGTCCTTATCAGAGTGAGCAAAAAGATTTTCACCCAGTATTTGATCACTCAAACAGCCTGCACACAGCCAGAACCACCAACCAGGTGGTGCACCACACAGTTGCAGCTGCTCCACACTCCCAGAGGGTGTTGGGCCACACCTGAGAATAACTCAACCACTCAGCTAGTGGAGAAACTTCCTACCCAGTTACAGATCACATAACAGCTGGGAATGAGCCCATGCAATGTCACCCACCTGTGGGGTAAAGGTAAAGATGCTCTTCCTGATTTTGTAGAGCTTGGAGGTCCCAAGGACCCCCATGTGTCGATAGGGCCGTCCGGTCAGGGACATCTGCTTGTTGCGGCCTGGGAGGGCAGGAAGATGAGTTTTTCAGTGCAAGCCTTCTCATGaaaggggctgcagcagcaagcAGTGCCACACCTCTTGCTACCAGCCAGCAGGAAAATGCTGGTTTGTGGGTGGGATACCCCAAAACCCTGTGTCAAGTTGGTACAGCTCTAAGTGACAGTGATACTGTTCCCAGTCCTGCCCAGTGGGCTAGAGACATGCTgaacagggacacacagactgTCCTGATTTCTGCAACACGTCTAGGTCTTTGGGGATGTCAGAAGCTGGAACAGGGCTAGGGGTGCCTCTCTGCACAGGACTGGTCCCCTAAAGCTGACAGCTCTATCAGCATTCCCATTGCTCATAGATAATTCCCAGAGCCCAAGATGGTGCAGCAGCAGAATCGCCCCTTGCTAATATCAGCCCTGGCAGCTGGCaggctgctccccctgcccatcTCACACTTGGCATTTTGGTGGCCTAAATTAGCCACCAAATTAAGTGACAGCAGATCAGGTGTCTCCTTTGGCCCAAGCAAGATCTCCGGCTCCTGCACAACAAGCCTGATGCCCAAGGGGTTGCAGCATCAGGGAACACGCATGTAGAGCTGAGCACACCCTCTCCTCAcactcagctctgcccacccccCAGCCACAGCCATTCTGCCTGAGCTCCAGGctctctctgcagggatggCCAGGGGACACTTCCTGGGGGTCTGGCTGGCCTCCCCCATTGACAGGTGGGCCCAGGAACAAAAGCCAATTCTGGTCCAAACCAGGTTCTTCCTATAAGGATCAAAGTCCATCTGTCCCTGGGGTGATTGTACAACTGCAATGCGAAAGCTCTATCCCTGTCAGAATAACCCTGAACAGCACTGCCTGTCACCTCATTCCCCCTGGGAACAAGTGGCTTTAACAGGCCCAGAAATGGGCAGCAGAACCCTCATCAGCCAGGCAGAGAGCAGGACATGAGTGTCCGTGAGCAGGAGTACAAGGTGGTGGGACAGACCCTTCTGCACCCCCTTTGCTGCAGGAGAAGGGAGTGCAGCTCACCCAGTCGGGCATAGATGTGGCTGAGGATGCGAGCAGGCTGCACTCTGATCGGGTAGACATCTTCCACAGTCTCCACATCGATGCCCTCTTTCCTTAGGACTGCCTTGATCCCCTCTGTCTCAGCCAGGATGCACACTGTGGAGGCAGGACAGGCTCAGTGCAACAGGGGCACAAGGGTGTGACTGTACTGCCCCATGCCTTTGGGAACACATACAAGGTGCCACACCACAGAGAGGCCACTGTCTGGAGTCCCTCTGAGAACCAGTTCCCACTGCAGAGGTCTGTCTTGCCCCTTCTAACACTCTACAACTGAGTGTTCTGCACTGAGTGGCAGGAAGACAGCTTTCATCCTCTCTGcagaggaggctgcagcagaTGTTATTTCCCTGGGTCAACACAGGGTGGAATGGAAGGACTTGTACTTCATTTTCCACCTCCCTTGCCAGGGCTGAAATCAGGCTGTACCAGCAGCAACCCAGCAAGCAGAGTCACCCCCCAGCCACCCTCATGAATTCTGCACAGCCAGAGTCCCCAGAGTGGCCAGGCTCAGGGGTATGGGACTAGTTCCTTTCCCTCACCTTGAACCACCACATCAGGCTTAGGAACAGTCGCGAACCGGCGGTTGAGGGGATCTATTTCACCAGGAGCCAGAAAcccctgaggaaaaaaagatatgaGATTAACATTTTGTGGGCAGGGTAGGAATGGGTGATGCCTATGGACAACCTACCTTTAAGAGGTCCTGAGAGATGGAAGTGACAACTTCCCCATGGCAGGTGGCAGCACTTACCCCTACAGAGCTCAGAGCCTGGCCCTACAGCCCTCCCCAGCACCCAGGGTGACCATACCTCAGCCATCAGACAGCCCAGGATGTAGAGGGACTGCCCCCACATGTGTGGCAGCTTGCCCATGGGTATCCTGTCCACAGTGTGAGGGTTCCTGTACTCCTCATCCACCTGGAAGACAAGCCAGGAGGTCAAAAAGGGATCCATGTACAGATGCCTCCCCTCTTCTTAGGACTGCTCCAAGCATCCATGTCAGACAACAGATCAGCGGCTCAGACCATTGTTTAGTTTCCCAACTCAGGCCATTAGAAGGACTGACATGCTCCAGGAGCACTGGGGATATGCTCTTGAATGCTGGTCAGGAGAGCACCTCTCCTATATGACCTGGGCACCAGGAGGCCACTGCTCTCAACCCAGGCCCACAGAAATCCCCTCACCACTGAATAGGAGCTCAGCACCATCTCGTCAGCCCAGGTCCACTTGCCCTGAGCTCTCAGGCCACTCAGCCTCTGAGTGAGTAGACTGCCAAGAAGCACCCCTGTGTATGGGCCAAGAAatgctttgggggaaaaatgcCAGTTTTTATCCAACACGGTTTTATAACAGCTCCAAGCCTCACTTTCTACACATGAGGTTTCTATGTGCTGTATATGCTATTCCTGGTAACAAGACCAGGAGTTTCAGCAGTTGGACCTTttagatcccttccaactcagaatattctgtgattctgtgagacaCTCCCACTTCCCACCATAGCTCAGGATCACTCACCTTATCCGGTGGGACACTGTACAGCTCTGGCACCAGGCGTACCCCATTCTTCCCTTTGATGAGAACCCCCTCAAGGGCTTCCCGGTACTCCTGGACctgaggagagaggaaagggaatCTCCTCTGCATGCCTTCTCTGCCAGGCACTTTTTTCCACCATCCCAGCAGATTGTGTCTCCCATACCTGCTCCATGTTTCCACTGAAAATCCCATCAATGATCAAGTATGCCCAGAAGAGCGGCCACTCGCACTCAATGTTCTCAAACAGCTTCAGCTCAGCGGGTTCATAGTAGAGGCGTTTGGGGTCCTGTAGGTAACAGCAAGACCGATGGTGGGTGGCAGGATACCCTCAAACTGACCAGAGCTCCTCCTTTCCCCAAGACCCGAGCCTCAAATGCACTCCCACCCCTCCTCTACAGAGGATGGCTAAGGCAAAGCTAAAAAGCAGTTTCACCTCCAGCCTCTGTTCTTTCCATCAGCCACCCCCCTCCCAAACCCCCTGCACTGATGATGAAGAGACTCACCCTTTCTGGAGTCTACCCAGTTCCCAGGAGAGCACCCCAGAGCCTCCAGAATACCGCAGATGTACAGGTGTGCTGTTGTACAGCAACAGCATGACATCCCCTGTGCTACACTGGGTCCCCTTTCCtttgcctgctctgccccagcccctcagtaTCTGCCTCCTCCAGCATCATCAGGCTGGCCCGGCCAGGTGCAAGGGCTTGGGTTGGTAGTGCAGAGCCAGAGAGCAGAGTCCCTCCTGACATGTGGTGCCACTGTGAACCTGACACAAAAGAAGCTGTCAGGATGGAGATCTGCCTGCACTGAGTCTGCCCAGTTCTGTTGTGTGTGGTGTGGTGCCCCACAGGACCTATGCTTGACCCTCCCTTCTTAACTGCTCTAACTTTCTTtgctgcagagaaggaagagcACTGGCCTTGGTAGATTGTTAGGCAGAGAGGACAGAAGGAATAGATGTCTTCTACAGTGCCTGCACTCCAGCCACACACTCCCAAAATCCCGACTCCAGCCAGCTGTATGcctctgcaggcactgctgcccaAAAATAATCCATGGCTTTGCACACTGGCAAAGCTCACAAGTGCTGGGAACACTGgactggagatgctgctgcttctctctggcTCTGGAGGAGGGCAGCCACACATGCTGCCTATTATGGGCAggtctgcagagccacagccaagAAGCATTCAGAGGCACTCTTCCCCAAAGGAACCCCACCAGGCTATGGGCTCAGCAGCTGGTGATGATTTAAGAGCCTCCAAGTACCATTTCCTAGTTCAGTGGTTATCAAATGAGACTGTTGCTTATaaacttttcctgttttccctccccagagcagcaccagaaagCGTCCTGAGAGCCACTATCGGACTCAAGCTGCCTTCTGGCCTGAGAGAGACAGAAGCAGCTTTGTGACCTCTGAAGCTGAAACAGATGAGGAGATCTGCAGTCACCTCCCTAGTCCTCCAGCCCTAGCTCAGGGCTAGTACAGCCCTCAGAGAGCCTGCCTCATCAGGGCTCTCATGCAAAGCACTGGTCccaccttccccagcccaggggacacACACTACCAGGCCCCATGATGCAGGCAGAGCCAGCCTCTGGCCATCTACAATGGGCATGGGTGGAACACATCACCTCTGCCATAAGCTCTGGCAATTTGTGAAGCCCTGCCCAGACCCATGACACTGCCTGGGGCTAATCAGGGCTCTCatgttcccagtgctccccaacATAGCCTTTGTGCTGCATccagaggggctgctgctcagcaggcaaGTTCTGGcaggtggcagggctggggacactcaCCTCTTTGGGGGTCCTGTATCCATCGCGGAGGAAGCGGCAGCAGCCATAGCGGCCctggaagggagggaaagagatgCCAGGCAGAAGGCACAGTGTCAAGTATCTTGTACCTTCAATGCAAAAGCAGGGATGGGGTGTCTGCTTCAGCCAAACACCCCTTCCTGTGCTCACCCAGCACTCAAGTACCATGATCGCAACCCAGGCCCACATGACACAGGGCTGCTTTTTTGCACACCCCTGCCCCAAGTCATGGAGACTGGGAGAGGACATGTCCCAGAACTCCCTCCCTGAGGATGTTTTTGGGAATGGCTACAACAGTTTGGACTGCAGCTGTTTCCTGGGAATGGTGAGATAAAGGCAGAGCCACTCACCTGCAGCTTCGTGATGATCTCCTGCTTGGTGATTTCTACCAGCTCACTGTCCTCCACAGCGAACGCCGGGTAGGAGATGACAGAGAGCACACTGGCATCCACCTCCTTGGATGTGGAGGCCCTGGGCAGCATTGAGTGGAGAATGGACTGGACAAAGGGGAACAAGGGGTGATTAGGTTGCCAGGCCAGGCATCGTTTACACCACAAGCCCAGCAGATCACAATTCCACCTGCAATGGTGTCACAGCCAGGTGGGTCtcacctggcagtgctgcaccTCATCTGACAGCACCCGAATCACTGACTCCGGGCCTCCCTTGGCTCCAAAGAGATCCAGCTCATCCAGTGCCTCCAGAGCAGCCTACAAGCAAGGTGAGACCCAAATAAGCATGTTGTTCACTATGCTGCCCATCTGTAAGAGCTCTCACCCCATGTCAGTTCCTGTGTGTAATGCACTGTCCaatttaaaagaatttgaaCCCTACTGTGGCTGAAGAACACCTCTGGTCAAAATGGGACCACATCCCCAAAGCCACAGGTAGCCAGACATCAACAGGGCTCTGGACATTTCTGCCACCCACACCAATTAACTTCTCACTCCCAGTTCAGGCAAAACTCAGACTAGAGAGGCACAGTTGTAATCCAGCACACAAGGAGAGGGGTCTCCATCTCCAGGAACCTATCACTGCATGGGGCATTGAGCCTCAACAGTTCAACATGCTCAGCCTGCTCTATCAAAAAGCAGCTCCTCACCCCAAGCCAGCACTTCTCCCCAGCTCACCTTGGCCATGCCAACAGAGCTGGCATTCAATTCAGTGATCCCTTGGTTCGTCTTGTCCCCGCGCTCCCAAATCCCAAAGTCCTGTGCAGAGGCAACAGGCACTGGTTCACAACATGCCCAGAAAGCCTTTGAATCCCACTCATCAGTAGTGCTTCCAGgaggtgctggcagagctgaggacAGACCCACAGCTTCCCGTAGACACCAGCCCAACACCTCCAGCACTGGAACATgcttcccttccccagtgctCAGTACCCACCGCAGTTTTGTAGGCAGCTTCAATGTAGAACACAAGGTTCTGGATAAAGTTGACTTCGTCCAAGCTGTGAATTATGTGAAGGCCTGGAGCAGGGGGGAAGAATTCACATTAGCCACTCCAAGCCCACAGGTATCCCCAGGATGGGGCTGCAGTAACCCAGGGATCACTCAGCCCCACTCCATGCCAATGGGAGCCATGTCCTGGCTGACTCCTGTCTCCACTCCCACCCCCTACGGCAGCAGTGAAACTTAAGACAATGCGGGGCTCTTGAAGAGACAGACATCAAGGGGCATCAAGTGAGCATAAGAAAACAGTGGAGTCACAGAAGACATCACAGCAGCTTGGCACTCAGGAAGCTGCACCCAAAGTGAGACTCCAGAGAGCCTGGAGACCAGCACGCTCAAAGATGTGATGATGGCAGCCACCAACAGCATTACCTGAGGCTGTCATTTGCGCCAGCATGAGCAGGTAGAGGGAGGTGGCATCCATCTGTAGGTGACCCCACTCATTGTCTCCCACCACGGTGGCACAGGTCTGGGTATTATACTTGGCATGCAGGCAATCCTTGGTGCTCTGGCTGTACTTGAAGGCCTCTACCTTGTCCACCTTGAGAAGGACAAAGGGATGCAGGAGTTCATAGAACCCTGTCTCCAGGAGGTCTGACATCTCCCGAGGCAagggctgccctgtgccatgaGCCCAGCAGGTGGAGTCATGTGTGGCAGGGCAGAAATTCCACAagccctgggctgctcctccatGCACCGAGGCAGTGAGTGCAGGCTCATGTGCCACTGCAGCACAGGGCTACAGCTGTGGAGGGCCCACTGCCACAGCTGCACCATACAGAGAAAAGGGTCACCCCAAATGCCCCCAGGAGGGAGAGCTGCAGATCCCTAACACCAGCCAGGCCACGAAACAGGGAGCAGCTGGCAAAGACTCCACTGGCCACCAGCCCACAGCACTGGAACTTCAATCACACCCCAAACAGACGCTCACTCAGAACTTATTTCAAGACTTGCTGGAAGAGGGCCGTCCCTCTGCTCATCAGGGAAGGCTGGGGGGAGCCGGTACAGCTAGGAATGACAGtctctgtggcacagctgggcttcAAAGAGACCATTTGATACCCAGAGGTGCTCCCCAGTCCCTACCTGTCTCATCATGCACTGCAGCAGTCCCCGCATCAGCTTCACCACGCTCTGCAGGAACAAGGAAAACAGCCTCGTTAATCTCCAGAAGCCCTGACTCAGGATCAGCTGGCCGCTGACCTTTGTGGGGCTCTGTGTCTGTAACTGGAGCCCCTGCTCGCATttccacagcccctgctccctgGGCAACAGCAGAGGGAAGATTTCCTGGGCTGCCAGCAGGACTgtacagctgctgtgctgtgcagcgggacagagggcacagctggaggacACAGATGCCCAGCCCCTGGGAGAAGGGCTGTGGCCCCACATCACCCCAGAGCCAAAGGGCTGGACCCTCTGGCTAGGCTACAGAGCCCTCTTGGGAAGATCATGACCCGACATTCTTTCCTATCGCCTCCCGCGCCAGGGGACAACCCTGTCCTCAAACTCACTGCAAAGCCTCTGGCCCGGCTGTGTCAAAGGCACAAAGCCCGAAGTGACGGCAGTCCCCGAGTGTCACCAGCCCCACCGGGTGCCACCAGTCCACCCCCGACCCCTGCTCCCCGCAACCTGCTCCAGCTCGTAGGCTTTGGCCTTGTCCTCATCACGGTCTGCGTTCTTGCGGTAGGCCAGGCCGAGCCCCCAGACCGCCAGGATGCTGTACACGTTGTCCCGGACCCAGGCGTCACGGTGGTCGGCACTGGCGGGGAGCAGCCCCGTCACCGCGTCCTGCGGAAGGGACACACCGTTCCCAGGTAAGCCCCGGGACCGGCGGGGTGCGCCGGGACCCGGACCCAGCCCCCGCTCCAGGGCAGTGCCCGCACCTGGTGGCGGAGGATGGTCTGCTGCACCAGCCGCCCATAGCTGTCCAGACGCACACCCGAGTTGCTGCGGCTCCTCAtgatggcggcggcggcggcaccAGCGCTGCCGTGACAGGACGGGACGGGACAGTACGGGACGGGGCGGGACAGGTCCTGGCACCGCCCGAGCACCGCCCACCTCCACAGtggccgccccgccccgccccggcccgcggGGCGCTCAGCACCGGAGCGAGTGGAACCCGCCGCCGCCGCACCGGCATCGACGGGACAGCTCCCCCTGCCGGGCGGAGGCCGAACAGCGCTGCGGGCGGACAGACATACGGACATACAGATATACAGACACACGGACATAGGGATACGCGGACATGCTGATACACGgacacacatacagacacacagacacactgacacacagatATACAGACGGACATACAGATGGATGGATACACAAACATGCAGATACACAGACACGTAGATACACAGACAAGCAGAAATACGGACGCACAGACATACAGACACGCAGATACAATgacacacagacatgcagaTGCACGGACATACAGATACACGAACATATAGACACATGGATATGTGGATACACGGGCACACTGACACACGGATACACAGATGAACACAGATAGACAGACATGCAGACGTGAATACACAGTCAGGTGGACAGACACACTGATATGAGGATACACAAATACATggatacacagacacacacatggaCATGCGGATACACAGACACGTGTGCTGGTATGAAACAGCCACACAGAccagtgcagagctgcacagatACACGCACAGGTGCAGGACTGTATAGACACATGGACAGAGGAACAGCCCCTTGCTACCCTGCACTCCTGCTGGGGTTGACAGCACCTCTGCAGGGTACCCGtgacccacctgcagcctgggcaTCACTGTTTGCCTCCAGCTACAGCCCCTAGCAGGGTGCCTGggtgcagctgctctgcacagctgagTGAGTTTTGTCCCAGTTCCCACTTGCTGTGCCTGGTCCAGATTTGCCTCATCACTGCAAGGGCACATGGGGCAGGCCCCCTCTCTGCCCGGAGGGTGGGGGACATGAGGTGGTCGTGCCCCTTAGAGGGGCAGGTGTAGGGAGTGAATGGAGACCCTgtgtaaacaaaacaaagctcCAGCCTGGGGTTTGGGGTAGAGGACACAGGAAAGACCCTTGCCTGAGGGTGTGTTGGGTGTATTCCCCAAAGCCAGGATTCCTGATGCTCCCCATAGGGGTGGCATTGATGGGATGCCAGACTGAGCTCAAGGGGCTCACAtggctgtgggatgtgcaggaagattcctcccacaAGGTGCACCAGGGCAGCAGGCGGAGATCTCTGCACCCTCTGCCTGCCTCTGCCCTGTCACTCTTGTGGGCACAGTGCCAGGGTCAGTTGaggacagcagctccttctgGAACTGCCACTCCTCCATGCCCATGACAGTACCTGCTGCATCAGCAGTCACAGAGGAGATCccactgctggggcagctcctgggcacccagggaaggggccCAGCCCAATAGGCACAAGAACCCATTGGAGCAGTGAATCTGAGGACAGAACTGGGACAGACAAACACCAGTGCTGACCAGGAGTCTCCCAGCCACCTCCTATGAGCTTTGTACTCCACTTCAGGGACACAGCTGACCTCTGGGAATATCAGGTCAAGCCTCCATGCCCACCAAAAGCAGGCGCCCAGCAGGTCCAAGGGA
Above is a window of Pithys albifrons albifrons isolate INPA30051 chromosome 14, PitAlb_v1, whole genome shotgun sequence DNA encoding:
- the PHKA1 gene encoding phosphorylase b kinase regulatory subunit alpha, skeletal muscle isoform isoform X5; this encodes MRSRSNSGVRLDSYGRLVQQTILRHQDAVTGLLPASADHRDAWVRDNVYSILAVWGLGLAYRKNADRDEDKAKAYELEQSVVKLMRGLLQCMMRQVDKVEAFKYSQSTKDCLHAKYNTQTCATVVGDNEWGHLQMDATSLYLLMLAQMTASGLHIIHSLDEVNFIQNLVFYIEAAYKTADFGIWERGDKTNQGITELNASSVGMAKAALEALDELDLFGAKGGPESVIRVLSDEVQHCQSILHSMLPRASTSKEVDASVLSVISYPAFAVEDSELVEITKQEIITKLQGRYGCCRFLRDGYRTPKEDPKRLYYEPAELKLFENIECEWPLFWAYLIIDGIFSGNMEQVQEYREALEGVLIKGKNGVRLVPELYSVPPDKVDEEYRNPHTVDRIPMGKLPHMWGQSLYILGCLMAEGFLAPGEIDPLNRRFATVPKPDVVVQVCILAETEGIKAVLRKEGIDVETVEDVYPIRVQPARILSHIYARLGRNKQMSLTGRPYRHMGVLGTSKLYKIRKSIFTFTPQFIDQQQFYLALDNKMIVEMLRTDLSYLCSRWRMTGRPTITFPVSHTMLDETGNNVHPTLLAMLRKLQDGYFGGARIQTGKLSEFLTTSCRTHLSFMDPGPEEDTYDEVTQYLDHLLQHTTPQSNLPPTAQRGGLSRFRAAVHTTRDLMSLASKAKDLHVQNVGMYVPSKIFQASQQSVKLLSSPYQHDMDSKSHALYAEMNLPRDEDGNVDCKALVDQLRICPTLQEQADILYMLHILRGPEWHTGLDSEPGPTVKELLTELYVRVGETRQWALIRYISGILKKKVEALDEACTDLLSHQKHLTVGLPPEPREKTISTPIPYEELVRLIDEASEKNLSVSILTQEIMVYLAMYMRTQPALFVEMFRIRIGLIIQVMATELAHSLHCSAGEATENLMNLSPSDMKSLLYHILSGKEFGIEKSVRSVDSSLTTAVSICVLEAAGATRPERSGLVRLKSEIKQQLDKRRQSLPGSKPLSLQSGDTDLKFSLSAGHAELLDKDSFSRMLEDQGSKDSRQGQWQRRRRLDGALNRVPVGFYQKVWKVLQKCHGLSVEGFVLPSSTTREMTPGEIKFAVHVESVLNRVPQPEYRQLLVEAILVLTMLVDMEVHTIGGIIAVEKILHTANDLFYEEQKALGADDHMLERDPATGICSLLYDSAPSGRFGTMTYLSKSVAMYVYDFLPADGCSMQ